The Arthrobacter sp. NicSoilC5 genome has a window encoding:
- a CDS encoding cupin domain-containing protein — translation MPAVTVKDLESKSFDQPDEKRRPPKTQVDVVNIGGATLGRFTFEPGWRWSETVKTVVHTDSCQNNHLGFCTSGTLTVQLDNGTGMTIQSGDAYSIPAGHDAWVEGDETFVGYEVMSAAEYAKPA, via the coding sequence ATGCCCGCAGTAACGGTGAAGGACCTGGAGTCCAAATCATTTGACCAACCGGACGAAAAGCGCCGTCCGCCCAAGACGCAAGTAGACGTGGTGAACATTGGTGGCGCCACCCTGGGCCGGTTCACGTTTGAGCCCGGCTGGCGCTGGTCAGAAACCGTCAAGACGGTTGTCCATACGGACAGCTGCCAGAACAATCACCTTGGTTTTTGCACCTCCGGCACCCTGACCGTCCAGCTGGACAACGGAACCGGCATGACCATCCAGTCCGGTGACGCCTACTCCATCCCGGCCGGCCACGACGCCTGGGTGGAGGGCGATGAGACGTTTGTTGGCTACGAGGTCATGAGCGCGGCAGAGTACGCCAAGCCTGCCTGA
- a CDS encoding NAD(P)-dependent oxidoreductase translates to MKVTVIGGSGHIGSFLVPRLVQAGHEVTNISRGTSKPYTEAPEWQQVQHVTADRQAEDQDGTFPDRVAALKPDVVVDLVCFTLESAAALVQRLRGEVGHLLHCGSVWRYGQSLKLPIREGSDSAAPPFGEYGIQKNRIALMLQEETASGGLATTSLHPGHIVGPGWQPVGPLGNLDPAVWQTISAGQPLRIPGSGTELMHHVHADDVAQAFEKAIARREAATGEDFNIVAPTALTVRGYADIAAAWFGHAAVLETVPWDRFRENTSREHADASWNHLYRSQCFSIEKAASVLGYAPRYEPEQAIFESIQWLVDHEQLHVARPLGVPAG, encoded by the coding sequence ATGAAAGTCACCGTCATCGGCGGCAGCGGCCACATCGGTTCGTTCCTGGTCCCCCGGCTGGTCCAAGCCGGCCACGAGGTCACCAACATCAGCCGCGGCACCAGCAAGCCGTACACAGAGGCACCGGAGTGGCAGCAGGTGCAGCACGTCACCGCGGACCGGCAGGCAGAGGACCAGGACGGAACCTTCCCTGACCGGGTGGCCGCCCTCAAGCCGGACGTCGTGGTGGACCTGGTCTGCTTCACCCTCGAATCGGCGGCTGCGCTGGTGCAGCGGCTGCGGGGCGAGGTGGGGCACCTGCTGCACTGCGGCTCCGTCTGGCGGTACGGGCAGAGCCTGAAGCTGCCCATCAGGGAGGGATCGGATTCAGCCGCACCGCCCTTTGGCGAGTACGGCATCCAGAAAAACAGGATTGCACTGATGCTGCAGGAGGAAACCGCCAGCGGCGGGCTGGCCACCACGTCACTGCACCCCGGCCACATTGTCGGGCCGGGCTGGCAGCCCGTTGGTCCGCTGGGAAACCTTGATCCCGCCGTCTGGCAGACGATCTCTGCAGGCCAGCCCCTCCGGATTCCCGGCAGCGGCACGGAGCTGATGCACCATGTGCACGCCGATGACGTGGCCCAGGCCTTCGAGAAGGCAATTGCCCGGCGGGAGGCAGCCACCGGTGAGGACTTCAACATCGTTGCCCCCACGGCGCTGACGGTCCGCGGTTATGCGGACATCGCCGCCGCCTGGTTCGGGCACGCTGCGGTACTGGAGACGGTTCCCTGGGACCGCTTCCGGGAGAACACCTCCCGCGAGCACGCGGATGCGAGCTGGAACCACCTTTACCGCAGCCAGTGCTTCAGCATCGAAAAAGCGGCCTCCGTGCTCGGCTACGCGCCGCGGTACGAACCGGAGCAGGCCATCTTCGAATCCATCCAGTGGCTCGTTGACCACGAACAGCTGCACGTCGCCCGCCCGCTCGGCGTCCCGGCCGGCTGA